Proteins from one Fragaria vesca subsp. vesca linkage group LG6, FraVesHawaii_1.0, whole genome shotgun sequence genomic window:
- the LOC101303244 gene encoding mitochondrial inner membrane protease subunit 2-like, translating into MGTRKVLWSLAGKLFSVGVVGLCVSDCVASVAPVRGSSMFPTFNPQKTTFMGISTDDYVLMEKLCLNHYQFSHGDIVVFRSPSNHKECHIKRITALPGDWIGIRKSFNPPIVPEGRCWVEGDNSSSSMDSRTFGTIPLGLIEGRVTHIVWPPQRMGAVQRTERSTAGHT; encoded by the exons ATGGGTACTCGGAAGGTTTTGTGGAGTTTAGCCGGCAAGTTGTTCTCGGTCGGGGTTGTGGGTCTCTGTGTTTCGGATTGTGTTGCCAGTGTTGCTCCTGTGCGGGGTTCCTCTATGTTTCCTACATTCAATCCTCAAAAGACTACGTTTATGGGCATATCAACTG ATGACTATGTTTTGATGGAGAAATTATGTCTTAATCATTACCAGTTTTCCCATGGTGATATTGTAGTCTTCCG GTCTCCAAGTAATCATAAGGAGTGTCATATTAAGAGGATAACCGCCTTACCTGGAGATTGGATTGGAATTCGTAAGTCCTTCAATCCGCCGATAGTTCCTGAGGGACGTTGCTGGGTTGAGGGAGACAATTCATCTTCTAGCATGGATTCAAGAACATTTGGCACA ATTCCTCTGGGTTTAATTGAAGGAAGGGTTACCCACATTGTGTGGCCTCCTCAGAGAATGGGTGCGGTTCAGAGAACTGAGAGAAGTACCGCAGGACACACTTGA